One Euphorbia lathyris chromosome 1, ddEupLath1.1, whole genome shotgun sequence DNA segment encodes these proteins:
- the LOC136206647 gene encoding galactan beta-1,4-galactosyltransferase GALS3-like: MAKEREKEKKMFVGVVMNCAAELKLLLTTLLILCTIATLFQFIPSRFSFSTSDLRFCISRITTTTTTTTTTTSAIAPASDHPLSSSSSSSSLEQVTDNGIVKRLFNPHGSAAYNFITMSAYRGGLNNFAIIGLSSKPLHLYAKPSYQCEWIPQSDNSSAAGPAIFSSSAYKILPDWGYGRVYTVVVVNCSFSQPINSDNSGGKLFLHASTGGGFDRDFNLTDGFEVLQEERGNLNISIFTSRPKYDYLYCGSSLYGGLSPQRVREWIAYHVRLFGERSHFVIHDAGGVHQEVYEVLKPWMDLGYVTLQDIRDQERFDGYYHNQFMVVNDCLHRYKFMAKWMFFFDVDEYIYIPPKNTIKSVLDSLSDFNQFTFEQMPMSSKLCLSADYGRYYRKWGFEKLVYRDIKRGIRRDRKYAIQPRNVYATGVHMSQNVAGKTNHKTENKMKYFHYHGTIAQRREPCRNLVNVSEINFENSPYVLDTTMRDIGWSIRKFEQKMIGSKLQNTRQ, translated from the exons ATGGCTAAAGAAagggagaaagagaagaagatgtTCGTCGGTGTTGTTATGAACTGTGCAGCTGAGCTTAAGCTTCTTTTAACTACTCTTTTAATTCTCTGTACTATTGCTACTCTTTTCCAGTTTATTCCTTCTCGTTTCTCCTTCTCCACTTCTGATCTCCGTTTCTGTATTTCTAGAATCACCACCACCACTACTACAACTACAACTACCACCTCCGCCATTGCCCCTGCTTCCGACCaccctctttcttcttcttcctcttcttcctctcttgaACAAGTCACGGATAATGGGATTGTCAAACGCCTCTTCAATCCTCATGGTTCTGCTGCTTACAATTTCATAACCATGAGTGCTTACAGAGGTGGCCTCAACAATTTCGCCATTATCGGCTTGTCTTCTAAGCCTCTGCATCTATACGCCAAACCTAGTTATCAATGTGAGTGGATTCCACAATCTGACAACTCCTCTGCTGCCGGCCCCGCTATTTTCAGCTCCTCTGCTTACAAGATCCTTCCCGATTGGGGCTACGGCCGTGTCTACACGGTTGTGGTCGTCAATTGTAGTTTCTCTCAACCGATTAACTCTGACAATTCAGGAGGGAAGTTGTTCCTACATGCTTCCACAGGCGGCGGTTTTGACAGAGATTTCAATCTTACCGACGGATTTGAGGTTTTACAAGAAGAAAGGGGGAATTTGAACATTAGTATATTCACATCGAGGCCCAAATATGATTATTTGTATTGCGGGTCTTCACTTTATGGGGGTTTGAGTCCACAAAGAGTAAGGGAATGGATTGCTTACCATGTGAGATTATTTGGGGAGAGATCTCATTTTGTTATACACGATGCTGGTGGAGTACACCAAGAGGTGTATGAGGTTTTGAAACCATGGATGGATTTGGGTTATGTGACATTGCAGGATATAAGGGACCAAGAAAGGTTTGATGGGTATTATCATAACCAGTTTATGGTGGTTAATGACTGTTTGCATAGATACAAGTTCATGGCTAAATGGATGTTCTTCTTTGATGTTGATGAGTACATTTATATCCCTCCAAAGAATACCATTAAATCTGTGTTGGATTCCCTCTCCGATTTTAATCAATTCACTTTTGAGCAGATGCCCATGAGCAGCAAGCTCTGCCTCTCTGCTGATTATGGTAGATATTACAG GAAATGGGGGTTTGAGAAGCTTGTATATAGAGATATAAAGAGAGGTATAAGAAGAGACAGGAAATACGCTATCCAGCCGAGAAATGTATACGCGACAGGGGTACATATGTCGCAGAATGTTGCGGGAAAGACGAATCACAAGACAGAAAACAAGATGAAGTATTTCCATTATCATGGAACAATAGCACAGAGGCGAGAACCATGCCGGAATTTGGTgaatgtttcagaaattaactTTGAAAACAGCCCTTATGTTCTGGATACTACAATGAGAGATATTGGGTGGTCAATCAGGAAATTCGAGCAGAAGATGATTGGTTCTAAGTTGCAGAATACACGGCAATAA